The following coding sequences are from one Musa acuminata AAA Group cultivar baxijiao chromosome BXJ2-4, Cavendish_Baxijiao_AAA, whole genome shotgun sequence window:
- the LOC103983420 gene encoding uncharacterized protein At4g15970-like: protein MALSDSATNSREMRSRAVRRLAMILVLVAVVVPGALLYGILIPSYLRGRDSSPILDVAVETVEPADQLEMILRAADMGNKTVIMTTLNDAWTEPGSVLDLFLESFRIGNGTSQLLNHLVFITMGQKAHERCTSMRGHCFDLNTKGANLSEQKDYNTPGYLDITWQRLDFQRQVLEKGYDFIFTDTDILWLRNPLPHFYPQGDFQVSCDRFFGNATDLENWPSNGFNYVRSNNRTISFFKYWYSARKKYPQDHDQAVFNYIKHDAYLRELGLTIRFLDSKYFHGLCEIRSRDWDAVCTMHANCRIGLSSKLSELRGMLEEWKKYISGNHS, encoded by the exons ATGGCCTTATCCGACTCGGCCACCAACAGCCGGGAGATGAGATCTCGCGCTGTCAGGAGGCTCGCCATGATCCTTGTCCTCGTCGCCGTCGTCGTCCCCGGCGCTCTGCTCTATGGCATTCTCATACCATCCTACCTCCGTGGGCGTGATAGCTCACCCATATTGGACGTGGCCGTCGAGACAGTCGAACCCGCAGACCAATTG GAGATGATTCTGAGGGCAGCAGACATGGGGAACAAGACGGTGATAATGACCACCTTGAATGATGCATGGACCGAACCTGGATCGGTTTTGGATCTCTTCCTCGAGAGCTTCCGGATCGGCAACGGGACAAGCCAGCTTCTGAACCACTTGGTGTTCATCACCATGGGCCAGAAGGCGCACGAGCGTTGCACGTCTATGCGTGGCCATTGCTTCGATCTCAACACCAAGGGCGCCAACTTGTCCGAGCAGAAGGACTACAATACTCCCGGTTACTTGGATATAACGTGGCAAAGGTTGGATTTCCAACGACAAGTTCTCGAGAAAGGGTACGACTTCATATTCACG GATACAGACATCTTGTGGCTTCGGAATCCTCTTCCACACTTCTACCCGCAAGGAGACTTCCAGGTATCCTGTGACAGGTTCTTCGGCAACGCCACTGATCTGGAGAACTGGCCTAGCAATGGATTCAACTACGTGAGGTCTAACAATAGGACCATCTCATTCTTCAAGTACTGGTACTCAGCAAGAAAAAAATATCCCCAGGATCATGATCAGGCTGTGTTCAACTACATCAAGCATGACGCGTACCTCAGGGAATTAGGGTTGACGATTAGGTTCTTGGACAGTAAGTACTTTCATGGGCTCTGTGAGATACGAAGCAGAGACTGGGATGCCGTTTGCACGATGCATGCAAACTGCCGTATTGGCTTAAGCAGTAAGCTCAGTGAATTGAGAGGCATGCTTGAAGAGTGGAAGAAGTACATCTCTGGCAATCACTCTTAG